One genomic segment of Ipomoea triloba cultivar NCNSP0323 chromosome 9, ASM357664v1 includes these proteins:
- the LOC116029736 gene encoding agamous-like MADS-box protein AGL90, which produces MGVLKMLNELSILCGVEAGAVLYSSFEQGPVVWPSVEGMQQTIATFKNMPDFAQTRGMMNHDTFLDDRFLKLGTQLLNLKTVNRVTEMALPQSQHQLQLREGPAPQQILKIHTSI; this is translated from the coding sequence ATGGGGGTGTTGAAGATGCTGAATGAGCTGAGCATCCTGTGCGGTGTTGAGGCAGGTGCAGTACTGTACAGCTCTTTTGAGCAAGGTCCGGTTGTATGGCCGAGTGTTGAAGGTATGCAACAGACCATTGCCACATTCAAGAACATGCCAGATTTTGCCCAAACTCGAGGAATGATGAACCACGACACCTTCCTTGATGACAGGTTTCTGAAATTAGGCACTCAGCTTCTCAATCTGAAGACAGTGAATAGAGTGACGGAGATGGCTTTACCTCAATCCCAGCATCAGCTCCAACTCAGGGAGGGCCCAGCACCTCAACAAATCCTTAAAATCCACACCTCCATCTAG